A genomic stretch from Telmatocola sphagniphila includes:
- a CDS encoding RNA polymerase sigma factor, with translation MSETSISQRIQPLLERLRLGEASARNELISISYDRFRNLTAKILRVNFSRLKEWEQTDDVVQEAAVRLWKSLEAVQPTSTREYLGLGAAQIRRQLLDLTRHYYGRRKPGEPVSETPGRSPGPMGDPVGIDVSGNTWDPHRLAQWTEFHELVEKLPEEEREVVDLLIYHELTQEEAAEIIGVDKSTVKRRWRAARLKIAEAL, from the coding sequence GTGTCGGAAACGTCGATCAGCCAACGGATCCAGCCTCTGCTCGAACGCTTGCGGCTCGGGGAGGCTTCGGCTCGTAATGAACTCATTTCGATTTCCTATGATCGCTTTCGTAACCTGACCGCCAAGATACTTCGCGTCAACTTTTCCCGACTGAAAGAGTGGGAACAGACCGACGATGTTGTCCAAGAGGCGGCCGTTCGTCTCTGGAAGTCGCTGGAAGCGGTCCAGCCCACCAGCACTCGAGAATATCTCGGGCTCGGGGCCGCCCAGATTCGCCGACAGCTTCTCGACCTGACCCGCCACTATTATGGCCGGAGAAAACCAGGAGAGCCCGTTTCGGAGACTCCAGGCCGATCTCCGGGCCCGATGGGGGACCCGGTCGGAATAGACGTCTCCGGCAATACTTGGGATCCCCATCGACTGGCTCAGTGGACGGAGTTCCACGAACTCGTGGAAAAGCTTCCGGAGGAAGAACGGGAGGTGGTCGATCTTCTGATCTACCACGAACTCACTCAGGAAGAAGCCGCTGAAATCATCGGCGTCGATAAGTCCACTGTCAAACGCCGCTGGCGGGCGGCCCGACTCAAAATTGCGGAGGCCCTTTAG
- a CDS encoding S41 family peptidase, with protein MLQRPTVSEKLIAFSYAGDLWTVDRSGGDARRLTAGVGLETYPVFSPDGKMVAFAGDYEGNLDVYVIPSEGGIPKRLTYHPDSDAPVGWTPDGKNILFRSGRTSSARFLKLFSVPVEGGQPSELPLPMAEDGSLSPDGKKIAYVPLSNKPPFPGSFRPVRNYRGGTASPVWIADLADSSITKVPRKDSNDFNPMWIGDQIYFLSDRDGPTTLFAYNIASKEVKRVLAPEAQDIKSASSCGNAIVYDRFGSVHLFDVTTGVTKPVSIRINADLPGVRPKLEKVAKNIQKASLSPTGVRALFEARGEVVSVPVEKGDVRNLTNSTGVAERDPVWSPDGKAVAYLSDESGEYKLHIRSQSGFGEVKKFTLGESPSFYYNPVWSPDSKRIAYQDKRQNLFYIDLETGKSTKADTGPYDDDVPSAPVWSPDGRWLAHSRLLKNYLYAVFLHSLETGKTSQITDGMSDAKHVAFDKSGKYLFLTASTDIGPAVGSGMSSLNRPVTRSAYVIVLNKTDHSPLAPESDDEKVKQEKEKKENDKEKKEGSKELPKVTIDLDDIDQRTLSLPVPAKNYIGLLSCKAGSILLLEAPVVLNPDDSSLNPDSPPLIVHRFDLEKKKMEKLIEGTTRVAVSFDGEKMLYRLGDNWFVTGTGQPAKPGEGELKLDKVEILVDPRAEWRQIYREVLRLERDFLYDPHFHGYDLKGMWAKHEPYLNGLGSRYELNYLLDELLAGLSLQHVYLTGGDVPRPENRKCGLLGADYRVENDRHRIIKVYRGESWNPSLRAPLTQPGAQVKEGEYLLAVEGRELRGEDEIYRLFEGTAGRQVVLKVGPSPDGKESREITVVPTSSERALRNLAWVDANRRTVDRLTEGRVAYIYLPDTQSQGYTRFNRYFFAQAGREGAIVDERFNGGGLLADHVIDYLRQPIRNYASTREGADQAFPTSAIPGPKVMLINEQAGSGGDYLPYTFRQSKLGPLVGKRTWGGLVGIGGYPELIDGGSVTAPRWGIWFPNSRWDVENRGVAPDIEVEFDPRIARQGKDPQLEKAIEIVLEELKKSPVKRPNRPPFPNYYEPGLKERSEGK; from the coding sequence TTGCTTCAACGACCGACAGTCAGTGAGAAGCTGATTGCGTTCTCTTATGCGGGCGATCTGTGGACAGTCGACAGATCTGGAGGAGACGCACGACGTCTGACCGCAGGCGTCGGTTTGGAAACCTACCCCGTCTTTTCTCCCGACGGCAAAATGGTTGCATTCGCCGGGGATTATGAAGGTAATCTCGATGTTTATGTCATTCCTTCAGAGGGAGGAATTCCCAAGCGGTTAACCTATCATCCCGATTCGGATGCTCCGGTCGGCTGGACGCCCGACGGGAAGAACATCCTTTTTCGTTCGGGTCGCACCAGTTCGGCTCGCTTCCTGAAGTTGTTCTCGGTGCCGGTTGAAGGGGGACAACCCTCCGAACTTCCCCTTCCCATGGCGGAGGATGGCTCGCTCTCCCCAGATGGTAAGAAGATCGCTTATGTGCCACTCTCCAACAAACCGCCGTTCCCGGGTAGCTTCCGTCCGGTGCGAAATTATCGCGGTGGAACGGCCTCACCGGTATGGATCGCCGATCTGGCGGATTCATCGATTACCAAAGTGCCGCGAAAAGATTCCAATGACTTTAATCCCATGTGGATTGGCGACCAAATTTACTTCCTCTCCGATCGCGACGGACCGACGACGCTGTTCGCTTACAATATCGCGTCCAAAGAAGTCAAACGAGTGCTGGCACCGGAAGCCCAGGATATTAAATCCGCTTCCTCTTGCGGCAACGCAATCGTTTATGACCGATTCGGATCGGTGCACTTATTCGACGTGACAACGGGCGTTACAAAACCTGTCTCCATTCGTATCAACGCCGATCTCCCAGGAGTGCGGCCCAAGCTGGAGAAGGTCGCCAAGAACATCCAAAAAGCGAGCTTGTCTCCAACCGGAGTTCGTGCTTTATTCGAAGCCCGCGGTGAAGTGGTAAGCGTACCCGTCGAAAAAGGGGATGTTCGAAATCTGACGAATTCAACCGGAGTCGCGGAACGTGATCCGGTATGGTCTCCCGATGGAAAAGCCGTGGCCTATCTCTCCGACGAGTCCGGCGAATATAAGCTCCACATTCGTTCGCAGAGCGGATTCGGGGAAGTGAAAAAATTCACGTTGGGTGAAAGTCCCTCGTTTTATTACAACCCCGTTTGGTCGCCCGATAGCAAACGGATCGCCTATCAGGATAAACGGCAAAACCTCTTTTACATTGATCTTGAAACCGGTAAGTCGACGAAGGCCGATACGGGACCCTATGACGATGATGTGCCTTCTGCGCCCGTTTGGTCGCCCGACGGACGCTGGCTGGCGCATTCTCGACTTCTGAAAAACTACCTCTATGCGGTCTTTTTACACTCCCTTGAGACGGGGAAGACCAGCCAGATTACCGACGGGATGAGCGACGCGAAACATGTCGCTTTCGACAAGAGCGGGAAATACCTCTTTCTGACCGCCAGTACCGATATCGGCCCGGCAGTGGGCTCGGGTATGTCCAGCCTGAATCGTCCGGTGACAAGAAGCGCCTACGTGATAGTACTCAATAAGACCGATCACTCTCCGCTAGCTCCCGAGAGCGATGACGAAAAAGTCAAACAGGAAAAGGAAAAGAAGGAGAACGATAAAGAGAAGAAAGAAGGCAGCAAAGAGCTGCCTAAGGTTACCATTGACTTGGATGATATCGATCAGCGAACGCTCTCCCTACCCGTACCGGCGAAAAATTACATCGGTTTGCTCTCATGCAAAGCGGGCTCGATTTTGCTTCTCGAAGCGCCGGTCGTTTTGAATCCTGACGATTCCAGCCTGAACCCGGACTCTCCGCCTTTGATCGTTCATCGTTTCGATCTGGAGAAGAAAAAGATGGAAAAGTTGATCGAAGGAACGACCCGAGTTGCCGTCTCTTTCGATGGGGAAAAGATGCTGTATCGGTTAGGAGATAACTGGTTTGTGACTGGAACAGGACAACCGGCGAAGCCTGGCGAGGGAGAATTAAAACTCGATAAGGTCGAAATTTTGGTCGATCCCCGAGCTGAGTGGCGACAAATCTACCGAGAGGTTCTGCGACTCGAACGCGACTTCCTCTATGATCCCCACTTCCATGGCTACGACCTAAAAGGCATGTGGGCCAAACATGAGCCTTATTTGAATGGATTGGGAAGTCGTTACGAATTGAACTACTTGTTAGACGAATTATTAGCCGGGCTGAGCTTGCAGCATGTCTACTTGACGGGAGGTGACGTACCGCGTCCGGAAAATCGAAAATGTGGTCTTCTCGGCGCGGATTATCGCGTTGAGAATGACAGACACCGGATCATCAAGGTCTATCGCGGGGAGAGTTGGAACCCCAGCTTGCGAGCTCCTCTCACACAGCCCGGCGCGCAAGTCAAGGAAGGAGAATATTTGTTAGCTGTGGAGGGGAGGGAGCTTCGCGGAGAGGACGAAATCTACCGTCTATTTGAAGGGACCGCCGGAAGGCAGGTCGTACTAAAAGTTGGCCCATCGCCTGACGGAAAAGAGAGTCGGGAGATCACGGTCGTACCGACCTCAAGCGAACGGGCTTTGCGGAACTTGGCCTGGGTCGATGCCAATCGTCGGACGGTGGATCGATTGACGGAGGGCCGGGTAGCTTACATCTACCTCCCCGACACGCAATCGCAAGGTTATACGCGTTTCAACCGTTACTTTTTTGCCCAGGCCGGGCGCGAGGGAGCAATCGTCGACGAACGCTTCAACGGGGGCGGATTACTGGCCGATCACGTTATCGATTACTTGCGACAGCCCATCCGCAATTATGCGAGCACTCGCGAGGGGGCCGACCAGGCATTCCCTACTTCAGCTATTCCCGGACCGAAGGTGATGCTCATCAACGAACAAGCGGGATCCGGAGGCGACTACCTGCCCTATACATTCCGCCAGTCTAAGCTTGGGCCTCTGGTGGGCAAGCGAACCTGGGGTGGTCTCGTAGGCATAGGGGGTTATCCAGAGCTTATTGATGGAGGAAGCGTAACGGCGCCCCGTTGGGGCATTTGGTTTCCCAACAGCCGCTGGGACGTAGAAAACCGGGGCGTTGCTCCTGATATCGAAGTAGAATTCGATCCCCGGATCGCCAGACAAGGGAAAGACCCCCAGTTGGAGAAAGCCATCGAAATCGTATTAGAGGAGTTGAAAAAGAGTCCGGTCAAGCGCCCGAATCGGCCCCCTTTCCCAAACTATTACGAGCCCGGCTTGAAAGAACGATCCGAAGGGAAATAA
- a CDS encoding IS5 family transposase, with protein sequence MERKPYSTDLTDAQWALLEPWIPEARPGGRPRKTDMREVVNALFYLTREGCRWRGLPHDFPPWKTVYNYFEAWKRDGTWEEILTALRCRVRQAANRSPNPRVACIDSQSVKTAFGGEEVGTDGGKKVRGRKRHIVVDTLGLLLALVVTGANVDDAKAAQTLFEQMPKTAFPRLETIQADNKYHNYQLQSWLRDHKRPYTVWVVNRPSGERKFMPLRSRWVVERTFAWLGRCRRLSKDYEHLPESSEAIVQIACIQHYLRRLYPSRVKHTQRFRYKGHTPKTLAA encoded by the coding sequence ATGGAACGGAAACCCTATTCAACAGATTTAACGGATGCTCAGTGGGCTCTTTTGGAGCCCTGGATTCCCGAGGCTCGACCCGGTGGTCGACCGCGAAAAACCGACATGCGAGAAGTCGTCAATGCCCTATTCTACCTGACCAGGGAAGGATGTCGCTGGCGAGGTTTACCGCATGACTTTCCCCCGTGGAAAACGGTTTACAATTATTTTGAAGCTTGGAAGCGGGACGGCACTTGGGAAGAGATCCTAACGGCTCTGCGCTGTCGCGTTCGTCAAGCGGCCAATCGTTCGCCCAATCCTCGCGTTGCCTGCATCGACAGCCAGTCGGTGAAGACGGCTTTTGGAGGAGAAGAAGTCGGAACCGATGGCGGCAAAAAGGTCCGCGGCCGTAAACGCCACATCGTGGTGGATACTCTCGGATTACTGCTAGCCCTAGTGGTAACGGGCGCGAATGTCGATGATGCCAAAGCCGCTCAAACTCTCTTTGAACAGATGCCCAAAACTGCTTTTCCCCGCTTGGAAACCATACAGGCGGACAACAAGTATCACAATTATCAATTGCAGAGTTGGCTGCGGGATCACAAGCGACCCTATACCGTTTGGGTGGTGAATCGTCCGTCGGGAGAACGAAAGTTTATGCCGCTGAGAAGTCGCTGGGTGGTGGAGCGAACTTTCGCCTGGTTGGGACGTTGTCGACGGCTAAGTAAAGACTACGAGCATTTACCGGAATCCAGCGAGGCCATCGTGCAAATCGCATGCATTCAACACTACTTACGCCGTCTCTATCCCAGTCGAGTGAAACATACACAACGGTTTCGGTATAAAGGCCATACTCCTAAAACTCTAGCCGCTTAA
- a CDS encoding caspase family protein gives MRWCLSLLFLTLCFPLFAQEGKRYAVIVGINEYQHSKLGKLNCAINDATDLSQILSNDGYSVTLLTNDTATKPTKADIEKAIESTLQKAKSQDTVLIAVSGHGLQFDKEAYFCPMDAKPFPDETKTLVSLNGLYKQFDKSFAGVKVLFVDACRDDPDPARSSGKGIDADSAPEPPKGVMAMFSCSARQRSYEDLERKHGVFFHYVIEGLTGKATNADGEVTFTLLNDYVAKRVNPRVLELYKGPQQMPNMVAKTVGASPVLVNEESNKIARELRERILFGPGPKKYLEEHKSRIPAWKQAAEKGNPAAMTMVGGIYSFGVDTEINRLEALKWYLKAANLGESSAMHNLGVSYLNGQGVPKDEIEALKWIQKSAEAGNPAGMYMFGNLNEFGRTGLKKNDSEAVKWYMKAAEAGQPLAMNKLNIMFSSGRGGLTKDERQAVKWTKQSAELGNSLGMLNLAIIYEEGLGGLAKDDTEAAKWYKKAAEAGNPPAMNDLGVMYLSGRGGLKKDETEAAKWYKKAAEAGQSVAMCNLAEMYQAGLGGLPKNDTEAAKWYKKAAEAGNARAMNELGVMYEYGRGGLNKDELEAVKWFKKGAEAGNSLAMNDLGVMYEYGRGGLNKDELEAVKWYRKAAEAGNARAMSNLALKYESGRGVAGDEAEALKWHKKAAAGGIADSMTQIGYMYANGLGGLVKNDVEAVKWFSKAANAGLALAMYNLGIHYWNGRGVPQDRSEAIKWYKKAADKGYNDAKERLKELGVNP, from the coding sequence ATGCGTTGGTGCTTGTCTCTTCTCTTCCTGACTCTTTGCTTCCCTCTTTTCGCACAAGAGGGCAAACGGTACGCCGTAATCGTGGGAATAAACGAGTACCAGCACTCCAAGCTGGGAAAGTTGAATTGTGCCATCAACGATGCGACCGACCTGTCCCAGATTCTCAGTAACGACGGCTACTCCGTGACCTTGTTGACTAACGACACGGCCACCAAACCGACTAAAGCTGATATTGAGAAGGCCATCGAAAGCACTTTGCAGAAAGCCAAGTCGCAGGACACGGTGCTGATTGCCGTGTCGGGCCACGGCCTGCAATTCGACAAAGAAGCTTATTTCTGCCCGATGGATGCGAAACCCTTTCCGGATGAGACCAAAACTTTGGTCTCTTTGAACGGCCTCTACAAGCAATTCGACAAGTCCTTTGCGGGCGTGAAGGTCCTGTTCGTGGATGCCTGCCGGGATGACCCCGATCCGGCCCGCAGCTCCGGCAAAGGGATCGACGCGGATAGTGCTCCTGAACCGCCAAAGGGTGTCATGGCCATGTTCAGTTGTTCTGCTCGCCAGCGATCCTATGAGGACCTGGAGCGCAAGCATGGGGTGTTCTTTCACTATGTGATCGAAGGACTGACTGGGAAAGCGACGAATGCCGACGGGGAAGTGACCTTTACGCTTTTGAACGACTATGTGGCCAAACGAGTGAATCCGCGTGTGCTGGAGCTTTACAAAGGCCCCCAACAGATGCCGAACATGGTGGCAAAAACGGTTGGGGCCTCCCCGGTATTGGTGAACGAAGAAAGTAACAAAATCGCCCGGGAACTTCGCGAGCGCATTCTCTTTGGTCCTGGCCCCAAAAAATACCTGGAGGAACACAAGTCTCGCATACCTGCCTGGAAGCAAGCCGCTGAGAAGGGAAACCCCGCCGCGATGACGATGGTGGGAGGGATCTATTCTTTTGGAGTCGATACGGAGATTAACCGTTTGGAGGCACTGAAATGGTACCTTAAGGCGGCGAACTTGGGTGAAAGCTCAGCGATGCATAATTTGGGGGTGAGTTATTTGAATGGACAGGGTGTCCCCAAGGATGAAATAGAAGCTCTGAAATGGATCCAAAAATCCGCCGAGGCAGGGAATCCTGCGGGAATGTATATGTTTGGGAATTTGAATGAATTTGGCAGAACTGGACTAAAGAAAAACGATTCCGAGGCTGTTAAATGGTACATGAAAGCTGCCGAAGCGGGCCAACCGTTGGCGATGAATAAGCTCAACATCATGTTTAGCAGCGGACGAGGCGGATTAACTAAAGACGAAAGACAAGCTGTTAAATGGACCAAGCAATCTGCCGAGTTGGGGAATTCCTTAGGAATGTTAAACTTAGCTATCATTTATGAAGAAGGGCTTGGGGGACTGGCAAAAGATGATACTGAAGCCGCCAAATGGTACAAAAAAGCCGCTGAAGCGGGTAATCCTCCAGCTATGAATGATTTAGGAGTGATGTACTTAAGCGGTCGTGGTGGACTGAAGAAGGATGAAACTGAAGCCGCCAAATGGTATAAAAAAGCCGCTGAGGCAGGCCAATCAGTGGCGATGTGTAACCTTGCTGAAATGTACCAGGCTGGTTTAGGAGGATTACCCAAAAACGATACTGAAGCCGCCAAATGGTATAAAAAAGCCGCTGAGGCGGGGAACGCTCGAGCGATGAATGAACTAGGTGTAATGTATGAGTACGGACGAGGTGGATTAAATAAAGACGAACTCGAAGCTGTCAAATGGTTTAAAAAAGGCGCTGAGGCTGGGAACTCCCTTGCAATGAATGATCTAGGTGTAATGTATGAGTACGGACGAGGTGGATTAAATAAAGACGAACTCGAAGCTGTCAAATGGTATAGAAAAGCCGCTGAGGCAGGTAACGCTCGAGCAATGTCCAATCTCGCATTAAAGTATGAATCGGGTCGTGGAGTTGCAGGAGACGAAGCCGAAGCCTTGAAATGGCACAAGAAAGCTGCTGCTGGAGGAATTGCGGACAGCATGACTCAGATCGGTTATATGTATGCAAATGGGCTCGGTGGTTTAGTCAAGAATGATGTGGAAGCAGTCAAATGGTTCTCGAAAGCCGCGAATGCTGGATTGGCGCTAGCTATGTATAACCTTGGAATACATTACTGGAATGGGCGCGGAGTTCCTCAAGACAGATCAGAGGCGATAAAATGGTATAAAAAAGCTGCCGATAAGGGGTATAACGACGCAAAGGAGAGGCTGAAAGAACTGGGTGTGAATCCATAA
- a CDS encoding NADAR family protein, with translation MRPAKVVHTITGPAAIPDDNRILYFQRDRAGFSFLSHYYAASIEIDGETWPTVEHFYQAQKSPDPEYRAAIRAAVHPSLAKQLAAAPEAPSKVSKRSWFKISGVRPRADWDTVKVEVMRRGDIAKFRQHADLAALLLATRTAVLIEDSRLDSFWGTGENGTGLNWAGRILMEIRESLSISRG, from the coding sequence GTGCGACCAGCCAAAGTAGTCCATACGATCACCGGACCAGCCGCGATACCAGACGATAATCGGATCCTTTATTTCCAACGCGACCGCGCGGGGTTTTCATTCCTGTCCCATTATTATGCTGCTTCGATCGAGATCGACGGAGAAACCTGGCCGACTGTAGAGCACTTCTACCAGGCTCAGAAATCGCCCGATCCGGAATATCGAGCCGCCATCCGGGCCGCGGTGCACCCATCGCTTGCCAAACAATTGGCCGCCGCGCCCGAGGCACCGAGCAAGGTGTCGAAACGTTCCTGGTTCAAGATTTCCGGTGTACGGCCTCGTGCCGATTGGGATACTGTTAAAGTGGAGGTCATGCGGAGGGGCGATATCGCTAAGTTTCGTCAACATGCGGACCTGGCGGCGCTTCTGCTCGCGACCCGAACCGCCGTGTTGATCGAAGACTCGCGCTTGGATTCGTTCTGGGGGACCGGAGAGAACGGGACGGGATTGAATTGGGCGGGCCGCATTCTGATGGAAATTCGAGAGAGCCTAAGCATAAGTAGAGGATAA
- a CDS encoding tetratricopeptide repeat protein, which translates to MRALPALRECYNTLGDVCVQLGNSAEALKFYEKLQSYFLKHAKADEAFSSQLNYLLARSLVKSGQILRAGGNLKQALMNCQEALSLIEKINVNELPIAWLRIELASKLAGLGAVQRRLGQPKEAVRSIRRAIELVEQLPMLAPRDYFNLACYHSELAAIASNEASIITTEEGKAEVEQAMKSLHQAIAEGFTGVGRLKSAASLELLRPRADFQKLVKELEAKVSKLNGMISPLREKK; encoded by the coding sequence TTGCGGGCATTGCCCGCGTTAAGAGAATGCTACAACACACTGGGAGATGTATGCGTGCAGCTGGGGAATTCTGCGGAAGCCCTAAAATTCTACGAAAAATTGCAATCCTATTTCCTGAAACATGCTAAAGCTGATGAAGCTTTCAGTTCACAATTAAACTATCTATTAGCGCGCAGCCTTGTTAAATCCGGTCAGATACTCCGCGCCGGCGGGAATCTCAAACAGGCCTTGATGAATTGCCAAGAGGCGCTATCTCTGATCGAGAAGATCAACGTTAACGAACTTCCAATCGCTTGGCTGCGGATTGAACTGGCATCCAAGCTCGCAGGACTGGGGGCCGTCCAGCGCCGTTTGGGGCAACCCAAAGAGGCAGTCAGGTCAATCCGCCGTGCTATTGAATTGGTGGAGCAATTGCCAATGCTCGCCCCGCGCGATTATTTCAACCTCGCCTGCTACCATTCTGAACTTGCGGCAATCGCATCAAACGAAGCCTCAATTATTACTACTGAGGAAGGAAAAGCCGAAGTTGAGCAGGCAATGAAATCGCTCCACCAAGCAATTGCCGAGGGGTTTACCGGGGTAGGTCGTTTGAAGTCGGCTGCCTCTTTAGAACTTCTTCGTCCGCGTGCGGATTTTCAGAAGCTGGTTAAGGAATTGGAGGCAAAAGTCTCGAAGTTAAATGGCATGATTTCTCCATTACGAGAGAAGAAGTAA
- a CDS encoding transposase — MNQLLAEAGFDTWIEKRCEFYWAESLGLPSIPSGDYFRTILIGYFEGSASQRGIAWRCSDCRSLSDFLGIPIDQRTPDHSSWSRVHGRLPLEVHEEVFAFVLGIASKKKLLHVQESRGRFASAGYSGTSNRYTYVYNSENQMTSQAGPFSVSFTFGYDNNSDLTSLVDGSVYIQTSTYDTDSRLLNRTVTMGVNAEKATFSYDTAGRLYSVTDSIGCTKSTNEGTITYGYNSKEQLTSISTSWGPTFGYPRTTIKRSEKSDRA; from the coding sequence TTGAATCAATTATTAGCCGAAGCGGGTTTCGATACGTGGATCGAGAAGCGTTGCGAGTTCTACTGGGCGGAATCCCTGGGTCTTCCGTCGATTCCATCCGGGGACTATTTTCGGACGATTTTGATCGGCTACTTCGAAGGGAGCGCGTCGCAGCGAGGGATCGCCTGGCGTTGCAGTGACTGTCGTTCTTTATCGGATTTCCTGGGAATTCCGATCGACCAACGGACGCCGGACCATTCGAGTTGGAGCCGAGTGCATGGCCGGTTGCCGTTGGAAGTTCATGAAGAGGTGTTCGCCTTCGTATTGGGTATCGCTTCGAAGAAGAAGTTGTTGCATGTTCAGGAAAGTCGGGGTCGATTCGCTTCCGCGGGTTACAGCGGTACGAGCAATCGTTACACCTACGTCTACAACTCTGAAAACCAGATGACTTCCCAAGCTGGTCCATTTAGCGTCAGCTTCACGTTCGGTTATGACAATAACAGCGATCTAACCTCGCTGGTCGACGGCAGCGTATATATCCAGACTTCCACTTACGACACCGACTCTCGACTGTTGAACCGAACTGTAACGATGGGAGTAAACGCCGAAAAAGCCACATTCAGCTATGACACCGCCGGGAGGTTGTACTCCGTCACCGACTCAATCGGTTGCACCAAGTCGACCAACGAAGGGACCATCACCTACGGCTACAACTCCAAGGAACAGCTGACGTCGATTTCGACCTCGTGGGGTCCTACCTTCGGCTACCCAAGAACAACAATAAAGCGGAGCGAGAAATCCGACCGGGCGTGA
- a CDS encoding IS66 family transposase: MGSYLRLPKNNNKAEREIRPGVMMRKVSFGSHSNEGAQTRSILKSIYRTLKLREQDPLKETESALHTYMLTGVLPPLPVKLSSGG, translated from the coding sequence GTGGGGTCCTACCTTCGGCTACCCAAGAACAACAATAAAGCGGAGCGAGAAATCCGACCGGGCGTGATGATGCGGAAAGTCAGTTTCGGCAGTCACAGCAATGAGGGGGCTCAAACGCGAAGCATTCTGAAGAGCATTTATCGCACCCTGAAATTACGAGAGCAAGATCCTTTAAAGGAAACCGAATCGGCCCTCCACACCTACATGCTCACGGGAGTGCTCCCACCGCTACCGGTGAAGCTCAGTTCAGGAGGGTGA